A DNA window from Carassius gibelio isolate Cgi1373 ecotype wild population from Czech Republic chromosome A8, carGib1.2-hapl.c, whole genome shotgun sequence contains the following coding sequences:
- the LOC128018639 gene encoding glutathione S-transferase Mu 3 isoform X1, protein MAMKLAYWDIRGLAQPIRLLLEYTGTKYEEKFYSCGEAPNYDKSCWFNEKDKLGMDFPNLPYLEDGDTKVVQSNAIMRYIARKNNLCGETEEAQTRVDILENQAMDFRNGFVQLCYGDFDKNKSCYSEKLPGTLKQFSDFLGDRKWFAGDKITFVDFVMYELLDQHRMFDPECLDDYRNLRCFLDRFESLEKIAEYMKSKKFIKTPVNNKMAKWGNKKE, encoded by the exons ATGGCAATGAAATTGGCATACTGGGATATACGCGGG CTTGCTCAACCAATCCGTCTGCTGTTGGAGTACACTGGTACGAAGTATGAGGAGAAGTTCTATTCTTGTGGTGAGG CTCCCAACTATGACAAAAGCTGTTGGTTTAATGAGAAAGACAAACTTGGGATGGACTTTCCTAAT TTGCCTTACTTAGAGGATGGAGACACGAAAGTAGTCCAAAGCAATGCCATAATGAGATACATCGCCCGCAAAAACAACCTCT GTGGGGAAACTGAAGAAGCGCAGACGAGAGTTGACATCTTGGAAAACCAGGCAATGGATTTCCGCAATGGCTTTGTCCAGCTCTGCTATGGAGACTTT gaCAAAAACAAATCATGCTACTCTGAGAAACTGCCAGGAACTCTAAAGCAGTTCTCTGACTTCCTTGGTGACAGGAAGTGGTTTGCTGGGGACAAG ATCACATTTGTGGACTTCGTCATGTATGAGTTGTTGGATCAGCATCGTATGTTTGACCCGGAGTGCCTGGATGACTACAGAAACCTTAGATGTTTCCTGGATCGCTTCGAG AGTCTTGAGAAGATTGCAGAATACATGAAGTCAAAGAAGTTCATAAAAACACCCGTGAACAACAAGATGGCCAAATGGGGAAACAAGAAGGAGTGA
- the LOC128018638 gene encoding ATP synthase F(0) complex subunit B1, mitochondrial-like yields MLSRLVLVSGHTLKNSGSFGACLVQASRSFHQSSQSLAPVPPLPEKGGKVRHGIFPEELFTLLYPKTGVTGPYMLGTGLLLYMLSKEIYVINHETFAAASIGAVVIYGVKKFGPSVATFADKINEDKVAKAQEVKDQAMASLAQGIEDEKKEQWRVEGRHMLFDAKRNNVAMLLETNYRERLHMVTNEVKKRLDYQVELQNLHRRMEQEHMVNWVEQSVIKSITPQQEKESIAKCIADLKVLAKNIQARASV; encoded by the exons ATGTTATCGAGACTGGTGCTCGTTTCAG GTCATACCCTGAAAAACAGCGGGTCCTTTGGCGCTTG CCTGGTTCAGGCCTCTCGTTCCTTTCATCAGTCCTCCCAGAGTCTTGCACCTGTACCCCCTCTCCCCGAGAAGGGAGGAAAGGTCCGTCATGGCATCTTCCCAGAGGAGCTTTTCACTCTGCTGTACCCCAAGACCGGTGTCACAG GGCCTTATATGCTGGGCACTGGTCTGCTCCTCTACATGCTGTCTAAGGAAATCTACGTAATCAATCACGAGACATTTGCTGCTGCGTCAATCGGTGCAGTCGTCATTTACGGCGTCAAGAAGTTTGGGCCCAGTGTGGCCACCTTCGCTGATAAAATCAACGAG GATAAAGTGGCAAAGGCTCAGGAAGTGAAGGATCAGGCCATGGCTAGCCTAGCTCAAGGCATCGAGGATGAGAAGAAGGAGCAGTGGAGAGTAGAAGGAAGACACATGCTCTTTGATGCCAAGAGG AACAATGTGGCTATGCTGCTGGAGACCAATTACAGGGAGCGACTGCACATGGTGACCAATGAGGTGAAGAAGAGGCTGGACTACCAGGTGGAGCTTCAGAACCTGCACCGCCGCATGGAGCAGGAGCACATGGTGAACTGGGTCGAGCAGAGCGTCATCAAGAGCATCACTCCTCAGCAG GAGAAGGAAAGCATCGCCAAGTGCATTGCCGATCTGAAGGTCCTGGCCAAAAACATTCAGGCTCGGGCTTCAGTATAG
- the LOC128018636 gene encoding TRAF3-interacting JNK-activating modulator isoform X2: MEDAHDKRSSPAANYEYKVEQRAVKHREISHRNNTTSCRSPTRDLDTRWIKTEMHRKRQFEFFKRRPVDHGTYSLLSAVPRHRYSRETLHAPEHMTQTLTPIRQPSITRRNIKLQRDAVNFTKQTVSMDPVNDEHDLKSDEWKVPVLKSVRLHGKIKKERVLLKDITQLSNTQKTLQTASIQTESGFVTVKEADVHQLADYLEEALQREEALKKKLSNLQKSAVALLHSTELLWKTRCDEDLLKSKIKALEAQLQVCIKAPQDGMKKVLLKIEKQREEYEQKALKAIQRAENEKAEAQSKTEYLQGALQTAQAESERWQRLCEELKVGSSQAKKRQDECTDQMLQLQGHLERSVEQEEMLKKQSESLLLERAELHSFISELEEENLNLREHLQELTGHNYDRWNSITEIHEDALAPDQLLMTDNSIARQLSETEHRLKMKEKKCMELQGDLEALEQECYSYQSRMTQCREELNILKERKNNSRSGYCGSWLCIVLFLLLLMVVLVAALWFHHPPAREQLRQFYSVLEQRMEDYLIQHGACFRPV; encoded by the exons ATGGAGGATGCTCATGACAAAAGAAGTTCACCTGCCGCAAATTATGAATATAAAGTGGAGCAGCGTGCCGTGAAGCACAGAGAAATCAGCCATCGCAATAACACAACATCATGTCGCAGTCCCACGAGAGATCTGGACACGAGGTGGATTAAAACCGAAATGCATCGCAAAAGACAGTTTGAGTTCTTCAAAAGAAGACCAGTGGACCATGGCACATACTCACTGTTATCTGCAGTGCCAAGGCACAGATACTCAAGGGAAACCCTGCATGCACCAGAGCACATGACACAAACCTTAACGCCAATCAGACAGCCCTCGATAACAAGACGAAATATAAAGCTCCAGAGAGATGCTGTTAACTTTACAAAGCAG ACAGTCTCCATGGATCCAGTGAATGATGAACATGACCTGAAATCAGACGAATGGAAAGTACCAGTACTCAAATCTGTCCGGCTTCATGGGAAAATTAAAAAGGAGCGAG TTCTGCTGAAAGACATCACTCAGCTCTCAAACACCCAGAAGACATTGCAAACAGCCAGCATTCAGACTGA GTCTGGATTTGTTACCGTCAAAGAAGCT gatgTACACCAGTTGGCTGACTATTTAGAA GAGGCCTTACAAAGAGAAGAGGCTCTTAAAAAGAAGCTCTCCAACCTCCAGAAAAGTGCCGTCGCATTACTGCACTCTACAGAGCTCCTGTGGAAG ACACGCTGTGATGAGGACTTGCTAAAGAGTAAGATCAAAGCCCTGGAAGCTCAGCTGCAGGTTTGCATCAAG GCTCCTCAGGATGGAATGAAAAAAGTGCTGCTAAAGATTGAAAAACAGAGGGAGGAGTATGAACAGAAGGCTCTTAAGGCTATTCAGAGGGCAGAGAATGAGAAGGCAGAAGCTCAGAGTAAAACGGAGTACCTTCAG GGGGCTCTGCAGACAGCGCAGGCAGAGTCTGAGCGGTGGCAGAGGCTGTGTGAGGAGCTGAAAGTGGGTTCGAGTCAGGCGAAGAAGAGGCAGGATGAATGCACCGATCAGATGTTACAGCTGCAAGGTCACTTGGAG CGTTCTGTGGAACAGGAGGAGATGCTGAAGAAACAGAGTGAATCTCTGCTACTGGAGAGAGCGGAGCTTCATTCCTTCATCTCAGAGCTGGAGGAGGAGAACCTCAACCTGAGAGAACATCTACAGGAACTCACAG GACACAACTATGATCGGTGGAACAGTATCACAGAAATACATGAAGATGCTTTAGCCCCTGACCAGCTCCTGATGACAGATAACAGCATAGCCAGACAACTGAGCGAGACTGAACACAGACtcaaaatgaaagagaaaaag TGCATGGAGCTGCAGGGGGATCTTGAGGCCCTGGAGCAAGAGTGTTACAGCTATCAGTCCCGAATGACCCAATGTAGAGAAGAACTGAACATACTGAAGGAACGCAAGAACAACAGCAGG AGTGGATATTGTGGGTCCTGGCTCTGTATAGTTCTGTTTTTACTGCTTCTGATGGTCGTGTTGGTGGCAGCCCTGTGGTTTCATCATCCACCTGCCAGAGAGCAGCTCCGCCAGTTTTACTCTGTCCTGGAACAGCGGATGGAGGACTACCTCATCCAGCATGGAGCCTGCTTTAGGCCTGTGTGA
- the LOC128018637 gene encoding epidermal growth factor receptor kinase substrate 8-like protein 3, whose amino-acid sequence MRAVLDSCVFDSLLMISVQDPGQRAPQAFLFQCEEIGAQEVANDLEKAIQQGGVTIPLLIEPQMDIKSHLERMIGWGYPGSMNRPAACSQTLLPQNSHFLCTATMKTMMVSQYPPNIPPTVLNPLLTEKALHLLGKFIKPNEDVLWGSLDDAWSIPRSKWPNGDQSPPYYPEFYDGWQPLQPGPSQSPPASRQLSWSNSERFPLGNVMQRSSEQENGAWKTRSMRSAELPLYMRVLYYFMACWVTWCRTIQNLGVFNGAMLLGMKRDDMRAICPEEGG is encoded by the exons ATGAGAGCTGTTCTGGACAGTTGTGTGTTTGACTCCCTTCTCATGATCTCAGTTCAGGATCCTGGCCAGAGAGCTCCACAGGCCTTCCTGTTTCAGTGTGAGGAGATTGGG GCTCAGGAGGTGGCAAATGATCTGGAAAAGGCAATACAGCAAGGAGGGGTTACCATTCCACTGCTTATAGAACCACAGATGGACATCAA gAGCCATTTGGAAAGGATGATTGGTTGGGGTTATCCAGGGAGCATGAACAGACCAGCTGCATGCAGTCAAACCCTACTCCCCCAGAATTCCCACTTTCTCTGTACAGCAACTATGAAGACTATG ATGGTGAGTCAGTATCCTCCCAACATCCCTCCCACAGTGCTGAATCCACTGCTCACAGAAAAAGCTCTACATCTCCTGGGAAAATTTATCAAACCAAATGAGGACGTACTGTGGGGCAGTTTGGATGACGCGTGGAGCATTCCAAG ATCCAAATGGCCAAACGGGGATCAGAGCCCTCCTTATTACCCCGAATTTTATGACGGCTGGCAGCCACTCCAGCCCGGCCCATCCCAGTCCCCTCCCGCCAGCAGGCAGCTGTCATGGAGCAATAGCGAGCGTTTCCCACTCGGGAATGTCATGCAGAGGTCATCAGAGCAG GAAAACGGAGCCTGGAAAACACGATCCATGCG GTCAGCTGAGCTGCCGCTCTACATGAGGGTGCTCTATTACTTCATGGCATGCTGGGTGACATGGTGCAG GACAATCCAGAATCTTGGGGTGTTCAATGGAGCAATGTTGCTCGGAATGAAACGGGATGATATGAGAGCAATATGTCCTGAGGAAGGAGGTTGA
- the LOC128018636 gene encoding TRAF3-interacting JNK-activating modulator isoform X1 has product MEDAHDKRSSPAANYEYKVEQRAVKHREISHRNNTTSCRSPTRDLDTRWIKTEMHRKRQFEFFKRRPVDHGTYSLLSAVPRHRYSRETLHAPEHMTQTLTPIRQPSITRRNIKLQRDAVNFTKQTVSMDPVNDEHDLKSDEWKVPVLKSVRLHGKIKKERVLLKDITQLSNTQKTLQTASIQTESGFVTVKEADVHQLADYLEEALQREEALKKKLSNLQKSAVALLHSTELLWKTRCDEDLLKSKIKALEAQLQVCIKKAPQDGMKKVLLKIEKQREEYEQKALKAIQRAENEKAEAQSKTEYLQGALQTAQAESERWQRLCEELKVGSSQAKKRQDECTDQMLQLQGHLERSVEQEEMLKKQSESLLLERAELHSFISELEEENLNLREHLQELTGHNYDRWNSITEIHEDALAPDQLLMTDNSIARQLSETEHRLKMKEKKCMELQGDLEALEQECYSYQSRMTQCREELNILKERKNNSRSGYCGSWLCIVLFLLLLMVVLVAALWFHHPPAREQLRQFYSVLEQRMEDYLIQHGACFRPV; this is encoded by the exons ATGGAGGATGCTCATGACAAAAGAAGTTCACCTGCCGCAAATTATGAATATAAAGTGGAGCAGCGTGCCGTGAAGCACAGAGAAATCAGCCATCGCAATAACACAACATCATGTCGCAGTCCCACGAGAGATCTGGACACGAGGTGGATTAAAACCGAAATGCATCGCAAAAGACAGTTTGAGTTCTTCAAAAGAAGACCAGTGGACCATGGCACATACTCACTGTTATCTGCAGTGCCAAGGCACAGATACTCAAGGGAAACCCTGCATGCACCAGAGCACATGACACAAACCTTAACGCCAATCAGACAGCCCTCGATAACAAGACGAAATATAAAGCTCCAGAGAGATGCTGTTAACTTTACAAAGCAG ACAGTCTCCATGGATCCAGTGAATGATGAACATGACCTGAAATCAGACGAATGGAAAGTACCAGTACTCAAATCTGTCCGGCTTCATGGGAAAATTAAAAAGGAGCGAG TTCTGCTGAAAGACATCACTCAGCTCTCAAACACCCAGAAGACATTGCAAACAGCCAGCATTCAGACTGA GTCTGGATTTGTTACCGTCAAAGAAGCT gatgTACACCAGTTGGCTGACTATTTAGAA GAGGCCTTACAAAGAGAAGAGGCTCTTAAAAAGAAGCTCTCCAACCTCCAGAAAAGTGCCGTCGCATTACTGCACTCTACAGAGCTCCTGTGGAAG ACACGCTGTGATGAGGACTTGCTAAAGAGTAAGATCAAAGCCCTGGAAGCTCAGCTGCAGGTTTGCATCAAG AAGGCTCCTCAGGATGGAATGAAAAAAGTGCTGCTAAAGATTGAAAAACAGAGGGAGGAGTATGAACAGAAGGCTCTTAAGGCTATTCAGAGGGCAGAGAATGAGAAGGCAGAAGCTCAGAGTAAAACGGAGTACCTTCAG GGGGCTCTGCAGACAGCGCAGGCAGAGTCTGAGCGGTGGCAGAGGCTGTGTGAGGAGCTGAAAGTGGGTTCGAGTCAGGCGAAGAAGAGGCAGGATGAATGCACCGATCAGATGTTACAGCTGCAAGGTCACTTGGAG CGTTCTGTGGAACAGGAGGAGATGCTGAAGAAACAGAGTGAATCTCTGCTACTGGAGAGAGCGGAGCTTCATTCCTTCATCTCAGAGCTGGAGGAGGAGAACCTCAACCTGAGAGAACATCTACAGGAACTCACAG GACACAACTATGATCGGTGGAACAGTATCACAGAAATACATGAAGATGCTTTAGCCCCTGACCAGCTCCTGATGACAGATAACAGCATAGCCAGACAACTGAGCGAGACTGAACACAGACtcaaaatgaaagagaaaaag TGCATGGAGCTGCAGGGGGATCTTGAGGCCCTGGAGCAAGAGTGTTACAGCTATCAGTCCCGAATGACCCAATGTAGAGAAGAACTGAACATACTGAAGGAACGCAAGAACAACAGCAGG AGTGGATATTGTGGGTCCTGGCTCTGTATAGTTCTGTTTTTACTGCTTCTGATGGTCGTGTTGGTGGCAGCCCTGTGGTTTCATCATCCACCTGCCAGAGAGCAGCTCCGCCAGTTTTACTCTGTCCTGGAACAGCGGATGGAGGACTACCTCATCCAGCATGGAGCCTGCTTTAGGCCTGTGTGA
- the LOC128018639 gene encoding glutathione S-transferase Mu 3 isoform X2, giving the protein MAVKLAYWDIRGLAQPIRLLLEYTGTKYEEKFYSCGEAPNYDKSCWFNEKDKLGMDFPNLPYLEDGDTKVVQSNAIMRYIARKNNLCGETEEAQTRVDILENQAMDFRNGFVQLCYGDFDKNKSCYSEKLPGTLKQFSDFLGDRKWFAGDKITFVDFVMYELLDQHRMFDPECLDDYRNLRCFLDRFESLEKIAEYMKSKKFIKTPVNNKMAKWGNKKE; this is encoded by the exons ATGGCAGTGAAATTGGCATACTGGGATATACGCGGG CTTGCTCAACCAATCCGTCTGCTGTTGGAGTACACTGGTACGAAGTATGAGGAGAAGTTCTATTCTTGTGGTGAGG CTCCCAACTATGACAAAAGCTGTTGGTTTAATGAGAAAGACAAACTTGGGATGGACTTTCCTAAT TTGCCTTACTTAGAGGATGGAGACACGAAAGTAGTCCAAAGCAATGCCATAATGAGATACATCGCCCGCAAAAACAACCTCT GTGGGGAAACTGAAGAAGCGCAGACGAGAGTTGACATCTTGGAAAACCAGGCAATGGATTTCCGCAATGGCTTTGTCCAGCTCTGCTATGGAGACTTT gaCAAAAACAAATCATGCTACTCTGAGAAACTGCCAGGAACTCTAAAGCAGTTCTCTGACTTCCTTGGTGACAGGAAGTGGTTTGCTGGGGACAAG ATCACATTTGTGGACTTCGTCATGTATGAGTTGTTGGATCAGCATCGTATGTTTGACCCGGAGTGCCTGGATGACTACAGAAACCTTAGATGTTTCCTGGATCGCTTCGAG AGTCTTGAGAAGATTGCAGAATACATGAAGTCAAAGAAGTTCATAAAAACACCCGTGAACAACAAGATGGCCAAATGGGGAAACAAGAAGGAGTGA